A region of the Oncorhynchus clarkii lewisi isolate Uvic-CL-2024 chromosome 29, UVic_Ocla_1.0, whole genome shotgun sequence genome:
tcacccaacttattgtggaaagcttgtggaaggctacccgaaacatttgacccaaggcaatgcaaccaaatactaattgagtgtatgtaaacgtctgacccactgggaatgtgacaaaataaatcaaagctgaaataaatctctactattattctgacatttcacattcttaaaataaattggtgatcctaactgacctaaaacaggtaaTTTTttaggatgaaatgtcaggaattgtgaaaaactgagtttaaatgtatttggctaagatgtatgtaaacgtccgacttcaactgtatgttgatttgtttgttggttactacatgatttcatgtgtgctatttcatagtttagatgtcttcactattattctacaatgtagaaaatagtaaaaataaagaaaaagccttggatgagtaggtctgtccaaacatccccgttatttgcaagaggaagaaaCGCAGGTACAGGGGACACAGAGCGGGATGCCTCGTGAGGACCCacagaaggcgagtgggaaagctgccgttaccatcaatactactcgccaacgtgcaatcattggacaataaattagacgaggtacgatcacaaatatccgaccaacgggacatcaaaaactgtaccACCGTatgcttcacggaatcgtggctgaatgacgacatggatattcagctagcgggatatacgctgcaccgtcaagatagaacagcacactccggtaagacgacagggggcggtctgtgcatatttgtaaacagctggtgcatgaaattTGAGGATGTCTCTAGACTTTGCTAGCCTGacgtagagtatattgtgataaattacaggccacactacttgcctagagagttttcagctatactttccgtggctgtttatttaccaccacagacagatgctggcactaagaccgcactcagtcggctgtataaggaaataggcaaacaggaaaccactcacccagaggcggcgctcctagtggccgggtgacgttaatgcagggaaacttaaatcagttctacctcaTTTCTATGAGCAGGTTAAATGTgtaaccagagggggaaaaaaaattctagatcacctgtactccacacacagagacacgtacaaagctatccctcgcccttcatttggtaaatccgaccacaacgcTATcctcctgtttacaagcaaaaattaaagcaggaagcaccagtgactcggtctataaaaaagtggtcagatgaagcagatgctaaactacagaacggttttgctatcacagactggaacaggttccgggattcttccgatggcattgaggagtacaccacatcagtcactggctttagtGCATCGGGGACGTCATCcgcacagtgactgtatgtacatacccaaaccagaatccatggattacaggaaacatttGCAATGAGCTAAAGggcagagctgctgctttcaaggtgcgggactctaacccggaagcttacaagaaatcctgctatgccctgcgacgaaccatcaatcgggcaaagcgtcaatacatggctaagattgaatcatactacaccggctccgacacttgTCTTATGTGGcagactacaaaagggaagcacagccgagagctgcccagtgacacgagcctaccagacgagctaaatcacctatgctcgcttcgaggcaagcatgagagcatcagctgttccggacaactgtgtgatcacgccgacgctgcggggccagacggattaccaggacgtgtgctctgggcatgtgctgaccaactggcaggtgtctaccctgacattttcaacatgtccctgattgagtctgttataccaacatgcttcaagcagaccaacatagtccctgtgcccaagaacaaaggcaacctgcctaaatgactacagacccgtagcactcacgtctgtagccatgaagtgctttgaaaggctggtaatggctcacatcaacaccattatcccaaaaaccctagtcccactccaatttgcataccgcccaaacagatccacagatgcaatctctattgcactccacactgccctttcccccctggacaaaaggaacacttatgtgagaatgctattcattgactacagctcagcattcaacaccatagtatcactaagctaaggatcctgggacaaacacctccctctgcaactggatcctggatttcctggcAGGCCGCCccgaggtggtgagggtaggtagcaacacatctgccacgctgatcctcaacactggagtcccccaggggtgcatgctcagtcccctcctgtactccctgttcacccacgactccatggccaggcacgactccaccatcattaaatttgcagacaacacaacagtggtaggcctgttcaacgacaatgacgagacagcctatagggaggtcagagaaaaggaggacagagtaTGCCCCCAtactcatcgacggggctgtagtggagcaggttgagagcttacgTGGTgtgcacatcaccaacaaactagaatggtccaaacacaccaagacagttgtgaagagggcacgacaaagcctattccccctcaggaaactacaAAGATTTGGCAGATTTGGCAAAAGTTTCtatagctgcaacatcgagagcatcctgactggttgcatcactgcctggtacggcaattgctcggcctccgaccgcaaggactacagagggtagtgatgacagcccagtacatcactggagctaaactgcctgccatccaggacctctacaccaggtggtgtcagaggaaggctctaaaaattgtcaaaagaccccagccaccccagtcatagactgttccagCTACTAcctcatggcaagcggtaccggagtgccaagtctaggacaaaaaggcttcaacAGTTTACCCGGgcggcgcagtggttaagggcgctgtactgcagcgccagctgtgccatcagagtcctgggtttgcgcccaggctctgtcgtaaacgGCCAcgcccgggaggtccgtggggcgacgcacaattggcctagcgtcgtccgggttagggagggtttggccggtagggaaatccttttcttatcgcgcaccagcgactcctgtggtgggccgggcgcagtgcacattaaccaaggttgccaggtgcacggtgtttcctccgacacattggtgtggctggcttccaaggttggatgcgcgctgtgttaagaagcagtgcggcttggttgggttgtgtatcggagaacgcatgactttcaaccttcgtctcttccgagcccgtacgggagttgtagcgatgagacaagatatgtacatactacctcaattggcccgaccaaccagtgctcccgcacattggttTACCGGGAAATCTGCTTTATTTCCCGCCACCCAAcaacccctctttacgctactgctactctgttcatcatatatgcatagtcactttaaccatatgtacatactacctcaaatcagCCTAACTAACCGgtgactgtatgtagcctcgctactgtatatagtgtcaTGACTTTGGCTTGAGGGGGAGGTTTaggacccccataaataccttccCCCTTTTCCCTCTACTTTACCgatgtgactattgaaaatccTTTTGTTAACATTGAGAGTCTGGTGACATCAAAAGATGggaaacggaaccatatttcagtaatccaaccagttgaaaatatgcgtacTTAATGAACATGACAGATCAGTTGGCGTCggagacattattactgatgataggacgacataaactgtatcttggaaagtctacacattctagttatcagattcacatggaattgttgtgcaatttaaatgtttaaatatgaaactgaaaatatgaaatgtaattttagcttcttaaATGAGAGAACGGTTTGTCATAACACCACTCTGCCCACTCAGAGgccccgcccaagtgaacagacatgggttgtaaactatgaaacacggccCTCTCTCCCAATCCTATATAAGCCCCTTGAAGAACTTTCTGTTCCAGGGACGTGCGGACTGGCAGTCCCCACGTTGAAAGGACAAAGACCACCTACAGAACTAATCCAACATCAGCAAGAACCTAACGCAATTGGCATCGAATTTCAATGTGAaggtgaataattttgcacgcccaattttttcagtttttgatttgttaaaaaagtttgaaatatccaataaatgtcgttccacttcatgattgtgtcccacttgttgttgattctttacaaaaaaatacagttttatatctttatgtttgaagcctgaaatgtggcaaaaggtcgcaaagttcaagggagccgaatactttcgcaaggcactgtatatgtaataAAATACCAATACCCCTGTACCTCACTACCAATATGAAGGCAGACATTATACATCCCAGATTAACAAATTCCTTGGTACCACAGATTTTGGTGGGTCCATGAAACAAACCTTTCACTAACTAATTCTATGCAAGTTATCTAATGAAACTCCAAATAGGTTTTGGCAGTGGGTGTACCTTGAGCCTGCATTCGGGTCCTGACCAGGGCCAGGGGGTAGCTGGCCAGCTGTCCACAGGTGCTGGAGGTGGTACCGCAGGCTAACAGCACGAACACCCCCGGGTCAGCACTGTCTGTGGCATAGCGCTGCAGCCATGAGTTCTTCAGAGTCTGGATGGAGACAAAAGAGTGGGAAAAAGAAAGATAGAGAAAATGGTTAGTTGAAGAGAGAAAATGTGTAGTTCTGATTGATAAAACCAGAGAGGAGACTTATGTCCTAATATTATTACAAAGTCTCCTAGCAACACACACAATTTCCGTTAGACAGTAATTGCTGGCTTTTGGccaatatttatttatattttttaattgcCGGCCAAATtcattcattgatggaaataccagtcgaGTGTGTGTCTTCGTTAGGTAAATAAGATGCATGATGACGAACAACTATCACATGCGCACAGCACAGGCCTACAAAGCCTATTTTCAACTGGATTTCTTCTGCGTCTCCCCAGTTGGTTGCGGCTGTAAAACATGTGCTTTTATTCAGACGCTTTGCTATGAGACGCGAAATaaattgaaattgagctcaggggcatcctgtttccacttaTCAGCcttgtgatgtttctacaacttgattggagtccacctgtggtaaattcaattgattggacatgatttggaaaggcacacagctgtctatataaggtcctacagttgacagtgcaggacagagcaaaaaccaagagttcgaaggaattgtctgtaaagctcagaaacaggattgtgtcgaggcacagatctggggaagggtaccaaaacatttctgcagctttgaaggtccccaagaacacagtggcccacatcattcttaaatagaagaagttcggatccaccaagactcttcctaaagctgggctcccgagtggcacagcggtctaagccactgcatctcagtgctagaggcgtcactacagacccttgttCAATTCCATGCTGTATTACAACCAACCGTGATTGGGAGTAGCGCAAAattggctgcccggccaaactgagtaatcgggggagaaaggccttggtctgggaggtgaccaagaacccgacggtCACTCTGACGGTGcgctagagttcctctgtggagatgggagaaccttccagaaggacaaccatctctgcagcagtccaccaatcaggcctttatggtagagtggcaagacagaagccactcctcagtaaaaggcacacgacagcccgcttggagttttccataAGGCACCTAAAGACCATGATTAACAacattctctgatctgatgaaactaaaattgaactctttggcctgaatgcaaagcgtcacatctggaggaaacctggcactatcccttcggtgaagcatggtgggggcatcatcatactgtggggatgtttttcagctgcagggactgggagactagtcaggatcaagtgaaagatgaacgaagcaaagtagagatccttgttgaaaacctgctccagtcctcaagcccggaattgaacccgattgaacagctccggagagacctgaaaataactgtgcagcgacgctcctcatccagaggatctgcagagaagaatggaagaaaatcccaaatacaggtgtgccaagcttgtagcgtcatacccaagaagactcaaggctgtaaatcgctgccaaaggtgcttcgacaaaatactgagtaaagggtctgaatacttatgtaaatgtgatacattttttctttaatacatttaaatataagtctaaacctgttttcactgtcattatagggtatatatataatcaattttataacaaggctgtaacgtaacaaaatgtggaaaaagtcaaggggtctgaatacttcccgaacgCACTGTACATTAAGCCGACACAAACAGTACAAAATATCCTGAAGAAATTCAGGTTATTTCTAATCGCTTTCATCTCTCTACTcagcctgtctgcctcccttttttatctgtcttgacttgagctattgcTAGTGAAGTGCAACATTGCATCATATCAATCAACTGGGTTGGCTGAAGTTGTCACTAGCGAACTTGCGGGTCGATCACGTACAGTATATCGCACTTATGCGTGGGGATACTTTGGAGTATGAGCTCAATTGCTGGTGTTAAGGTATTTAAGTACTTTATTTTTAAacctattttcgctttgtcattttggggtattatgtgtagatggattaaataaaactcatcaatgttagaataaggctgtaacgtaacagaatgtggaaaaagggaaggggtttgaatactttccgaatgcaccgtatataCAGACAAATAAAATCACCTGCGGGCCAAATTCGATAAGCAGCaacgatgagtgagaaagttagtggcataaatatcatacccccccccccaaaaaatgttaacctccccctgttattgtaattgtgagaggttagcatgtcttgggggtatgatatctgTGCTTCTATCTTCCCCACTCATTATTATTCCCAATTATTTAATCATGGAAGCaaccacattaatgtagaagtgtttagaaacattctaatttacaataaaagtgacaccAAAATAacagtacattatttaccattaatttctattgtgcacaaaataatctgaaacacaaccaaaacaaatgcatccaacaaggtTGTCACAAGCTTGAAGTAATCATTGCATGCTAAgcatatgggaccaaatactaaactttcaCCACATTAACACACAAGTCAATTTGTCCCGATACGTTTGGTCCCCTAAAACGGAGGGATTACGCACAAagagtgctgtaatttctaaacggttcacccaatatagatgaaaataccctcaaattaaagttgACAGTCTGAACTTCAACCTCAGTCATCGTATcacttcaaatccaaagtgctggagtacagaaccaaaacaaaattgtcactgtcccaatactttgagCTTACTGTATGTAATggaaatttataaaaataaacaaGGGGGAAAAccaattcacacaatgaatgcGCAAGAATTGGTGAGAGACAGCTaagtgcattctggagagctgagcgCATTCTGGAGAGGGACGTCCCTATATCGTCACCACACATCACCCCCCTTCTTGTCGaaacattttaaattatactcaagatatattatcttcacacatattttagatgcttttcactgacagctcATCAGCTTTGCCAATTCACTGACAGCTCATCAGCTTGGCCAATTGCCACACGTTTTGCCCATATTGGCATAAGCCTACACAAgcttgtgatttgaaacaatccacagcaAATTTATTTTTAAAGAAGCTAATGATTCTTGATTCCTATGTTGCTAAGTCATGCTCTCTGGTGAAGTATTTTGAATAGACAGGAGTGATTTTAAATTTTGGgcaaatttatttcaatttactttAGGGGAAATTGAACACGCCACCTATGAAAGAATTCCTTATATGCCATTTCTCTTCTGTTCTATTGGTTTTAATATCTACTGTCTTTCGTTGTGCAGAAGAATAGtcagtcatattagcaacccatttGTAACTGAGATTTTCATCTGTCACATAGGCTTATGGATCCGCTCCCATCAGGGGCTCTGTTCAGAATGTTGTTTTCCCACTTattgcattttggcaaatgtttgaaaataATGTTTAATTGGCGGCTTCTTTACAggagttgcatgttctgttatgATGCATCAcccataatctaaatgtgatttctgtcattttgAGCACTGTGGTAAACACGCTAATGGGTTACAatacccaatgcatatgggtccccTAAATTTCCCATAACGGACAGTTAATTTAAATCTACCCGGTCACGTTGACCGGTGTCACGTTTTCCTAAAGTAAACCTTGACACACACACCTCGTAGACAGCCAGGTCGATGCCAGCGTAGGGGATGATGCCTATCAAGTTGGGAATGTAGCCCTTGTAGAAGGCGGCCATGCCCTCCTTCCGGAAGATGTGTTTGGCGCAGTCAGCGATGCCAGAGAACTGTCCCGTCTTCCTCAGGGCTAGGCGGGTCTTCAACACCTCCATGGGGTAGATGCTGCTCTGGGCGATGGCTCCTGCCAGAGATCCCGCCACAAACCTCTCCAGGATGCCCAGTGTCTCCTGGTTGCTGCCTATCAAACGTTTGATCTGTACAACACAACTCTGGTTAGTGACCGTCCTCAAGAGTATTTGAGTTCAACTGTGAGAGGCCATAGTCAAAACCAACTTGGTAAGTGACAGGAGCTTATAGTGGTATTTCCTCTGAGTATGTTCCTAGACAAAGTCTGAAGGAGACATTTTTTACAGAAGGACAGTAAACTACAGAGCGGTTAATAGCAAAACATTAATTGACTCCAACTTGACAGCACTAGAAAGGGTCTCGTCATATTAAAGTAAAGGTGCTGAACAATAGGGTTACCTGCTCGTAAGCCATGAACTTGATGGCTGACTCAGGGGCGATCTTGATGACGTTCATGCCATTGCCTCGCCATAGTGACCACATACCGCCCTCGCGTATCATGTGGGTGAAGCCGCCGGCAATGCACATGCTGTTGGTACGGGAGGCGTGGACCTGGTAATGAAACCGTAAGACAGATCGTTACATCATTCAATCGCCATGTTGGCAGGTGAGCAAGTTTTTTAACCGACTTGAAACAAGTCCATTTTTCTCCTCTCTATAATGTTGATGGAATGTGTCAACACATTGTTCATGTTTTCATGTCATTTTACTGTTATAGTGCTCCGTTTCCATCTATCCGCTCATAAAAAAAACACTGGGAATAAGTGGACACAGATAGATGGAGCATGGGATGAAAAGATAAAGAAGAACAAACTGAGTTATCCCAGTGGGCTTCTGCTGACACGAGTGCATCTGTTGAAGTGAACTAAGAATGGTTGCATTCAAGAGGATCGGGGTTCTCTTGCAGTGTGAACACAAAAATAACTGGAGTTTGTCTTTTTCATTCTTAACTGAGGTCAGCTTTTTAAAAATTCTCCCCTGGGAGTGCCCTTACCTGCATGAGCACTTTGAGCCGGTCCAGGGGTGCGGTGCAGGTTCGAGACACGGCGCCGGCTGCCCCTCCAGCCACTAAGTGTCGCCACCACATCCCAGTCTTCTTTTCCTCGGCTGTAAACTCATCTGGCACCATCAAACTCTCCCCCACATCGAAtatctacagacagacaggagcaggTCAGGGCAGTGGAAGgaggaccccacacacacaattgacaTAAAAAGTTGGTGGGTCAATTTTCCTGATTCTAACCTGTGACCAACAGTATTATGAAATCATTAGCCAACACATATAGGCATCCCATTGGGATATAATTGAAAGCTTTGTTTTGACAACTGTAGAGGGGGGTCCAATAAGGCAGAGGATCATCACAGGTTTACAGTATGTAAACCGGTATTACAAAACAGTTCCACCTCCTGCAGGGGATCAGCCAGTCGGTGGCCCACGATAATTTAAACAGGAATGTCTCTTCACATTAACTTTGCGGTCTTAGAAGGGGGTTGGGGGTCACGACAAATCTTGAGAGCACCAACTGTGTTTCAGCGGCGAGAGCCTCTTTTAACCCATTCAAATACCCTTAAGTTCAAGTCCACTTAAGAGAGTGGTAGTCTCCCAATTTAAAACAGGTCCCCCCTGTGGCACGCGCAAACGTACCGTGATAGCTGGTCGAACCGATGAGGATATAACATTCACCGGGGGGAATCAAATTAAAAAGGCATCCTGCTCCAAAACTCTAATTCATGTAAGCAACAGTACTTCTTATGGTCCCGTGTCACTCCAATATAAGAATGGACCTTTGTGAACACGATCTCCACTATGATCTACAGGAACGGCTGTCTGCCCTCCTGGCCTAACAGGTTGTGGAAAAGCTTTGCTGATTGACGTCAGCGGAAGGTGGTTGGTTGATCTGTTCAAGGGGATTAAACAGGATCACAGTGACCCGTTTGGCTCCTTCAGGGAGTATTTCCGGGAACCCTGGTCAGGGCCTAGACGGCTAATACGGCTGGGGCATGGAGAGTGTCTGTGGGACCATTAACAATATACGAACACAACTATGCTTTTCTATAAAGAAAAAAAGGAAAAACAGCCCTTAAAAAATGCTTCCTTTGTTTACAGTATTTGTCATTCAAAGCTTTAATAGCTGAAGACAGTGATACAAATGTGTTTcatactatcctggtagtttttACTTGATGAAAAACCACCAAAGCTTGTTATTTTGAACAACCCTGAGAGAAAAAGTGTTGTTTTTCTTTCTAACCTAGCCTTACCGTTGAGTGTTTCCAGTACAGGATGATCTCGGGAATGTTATCGGCGGGGTGCAGTAGGTGGTAGTCTCTCCACTCGTTCCAGTCGATGGTCATCGTGCCATTCTTGTCCATGCTGTTGACAAGAGAAACAGAAAAGACCAGAACCATTAC
Encoded here:
- the LOC139388021 gene encoding calcium-binding mitochondrial carrier protein SCaMC-2-like; translated protein: MMPKQGSFVSPLLSGVFCQCQADEAHRGSDPGGGVEDTGGPSFPSPPRAWPLSGVNTGSCDDSCEPSYLCELCGGPEQDHRLKVLFQVLDVNGDGGICVNDLSIGLKKLGVHRTELELMKIVKAGDKDLDGQLDFEEFVHYLRDHEKKLRLVFKSLDTKNDGRIDKQEIMQSLRDLGVNISEQQAEKILKSMDKNGTMTIDWNEWRDYHLLHPADNIPEIILYWKHSTIFDVGESLMVPDEFTAEEKKTGMWWRHLVAGGAAGAVSRTCTAPLDRLKVLMQVHASRTNSMCIAGGFTHMIREGGMWSLWRGNGMNVIKIAPESAIKFMAYEQIKRLIGSNQETLGILERFVAGSLAGAIAQSSIYPMEVLKTRLALRKTGQFSGIADCAKHIFRKEGMAAFYKGYIPNLIGIIPYAGIDLAVYETLKNSWLQRYATDSADPGVFVLLACGTTSSTCGQLASYPLALVRTRMQAQATIEGGPQMTMSGLFKHIVKTEGAFGLYRGLAPNFMKVIPAVSISYVVYENLKMSLGVVSR